Proteins from a single region of Allocatelliglobosispora scoriae:
- a CDS encoding arsenate reductase/protein-tyrosine-phosphatase family protein translates to MPPFTVLHVCMGNICRSPMAERLLTLAVTQAGGDPGYLYSHSAGTGGWHEGEEMNPPAARLVKARGGDPQGFAARKLRADHIDAADLILTATADQQEYVVALRPDAADRTFVLGEFGRLLSGVDAAALPAANGTPEEFQQRGAALVAAVDALRAGQDARSGDDLDDPWGRGDSVFGRVADEITDTLDPLVRLLFAR, encoded by the coding sequence ATGCCGCCGTTCACCGTGCTGCACGTATGTATGGGCAACATCTGCCGGTCGCCGATGGCGGAGCGGCTGCTGACGCTCGCCGTGACACAGGCCGGCGGCGATCCGGGGTACCTCTACTCGCACAGCGCCGGCACCGGCGGCTGGCACGAGGGCGAGGAGATGAATCCTCCCGCCGCCCGCCTGGTCAAGGCACGCGGCGGCGATCCGCAGGGATTCGCCGCCCGCAAGCTGCGCGCCGACCACATCGACGCCGCCGACCTGATCCTGACGGCCACCGCCGACCAGCAGGAGTACGTGGTGGCGCTGCGCCCCGACGCCGCCGATCGCACCTTCGTGCTCGGCGAGTTCGGCCGGCTGCTCAGCGGTGTCGACGCCGCCGCGCTGCCCGCCGCCAACGGCACGCCGGAGGAGTTCCAGCAGCGTGGCGCGGCTCTCGTCGCCGCGGTCGACGCCCTGCGTGCCGGTCAGGACGCCCGCTCGGGCGACGACCTCGACGACCCCTGGGGCCGTGGCGACTCCGTCTTCGGGCGGGTCGCCGATGAGATCACCGACACACTCGACCCGCTCGTCCGCCTGCTCTTCGCCCGCTGA
- the atpE gene encoding ATP synthase F0 subunit C yields MDVLAITGEINGSLSAIGYGLAAIGPGIGVGLVFASYIQSTARQPETAGLNRPNLFLGFAVIEALALLGIAFGFVFK; encoded by the coding sequence ATGGACGTTCTTGCTATCACCGGTGAGATCAACGGCAGCCTCAGCGCTATCGGCTACGGCCTCGCTGCGATCGGCCCCGGCATCGGTGTCGGCCTGGTCTTCGCTTCCTACATCCAGTCGACCGCGCGTCAGCCCGAGACCGCCGGCCTCAACCGCCCGAACCTGTTCCTGGGCTTCGCCGTGATCGAGGCGCTGGCGCTGCTGGGCATCGCCTTCGGCTTCGTCTTCAAGTAA
- a CDS encoding F0F1 ATP synthase subunit epsilon, protein MAKELNVEVVAVEEKVFSGQAEMVVARTTEGELAALPGHAPLLGQLAEPGQVRIKLVGGGEQAFDVSGGFLSITDAGVTVLAESVSPATTTVKR, encoded by the coding sequence GTGGCAAAGGAACTGAACGTCGAGGTTGTCGCCGTCGAGGAGAAGGTCTTCAGCGGTCAGGCCGAGATGGTCGTCGCCCGGACCACCGAGGGTGAGCTCGCCGCGCTGCCCGGTCACGCGCCGCTGCTGGGCCAGCTCGCCGAACCCGGCCAGGTACGCATCAAGCTGGTCGGCGGTGGCGAACAGGCCTTCGACGTGTCGGGCGGTTTCCTCTCCATCACCGATGCCGGGGTCACCGTGCTGGCCGAGAGCGTCTCGCCAGCCACCACGACCGTCAAGCGCTAG
- the prmC gene encoding peptide chain release factor N(5)-glutamine methyltransferase, translated as MTELRTVLRAATSRLSEAGIETPRVDAELLAAHALGVRRGRLPLIDTVTDEAATVLDGLVDRRAAREPLQHIVGEAPFLDRLLSVGPGVFVPRPETELLAAWGIEMIGLLARPVAVDLCSGSGALAVAIADAKADAHVYAVERSRAALPWLRRNTEGTSVHVVEGDVTDPAVLHQLDGSVDLVVCNPPYVPAAVGVPTEVSHDPAEAVFAGPDGLDVIPAIISRAASLCRDGGHLGLEHDESQAKVVAELLRVDGRYAEIAGMSDLTGRPRFTIARRIGWRESLPTRGMAG; from the coding sequence GTGACCGAACTCCGCACCGTGCTGCGTGCCGCCACCTCCCGGCTCTCCGAGGCGGGCATCGAGACGCCCCGGGTCGACGCCGAACTGCTCGCCGCCCACGCGCTCGGGGTACGCCGGGGCCGCCTCCCGCTCATCGACACCGTCACCGACGAGGCGGCGACCGTCCTCGACGGACTCGTCGACCGCCGGGCCGCCCGGGAACCGTTGCAGCACATCGTCGGTGAGGCGCCCTTCCTCGACCGGCTCCTCTCCGTCGGGCCCGGCGTCTTCGTGCCGCGCCCCGAGACGGAGCTGCTCGCGGCGTGGGGGATCGAGATGATCGGGCTGCTGGCCCGGCCGGTCGCGGTGGACCTGTGCAGCGGTTCGGGTGCGCTCGCCGTCGCCATCGCCGACGCGAAGGCCGACGCGCACGTCTACGCCGTGGAGCGGTCGAGGGCGGCGCTGCCGTGGCTGCGGCGCAACACCGAGGGCACCTCCGTCCACGTGGTCGAGGGGGACGTGACGGATCCGGCGGTGCTGCACCAGCTCGACGGATCGGTGGACCTGGTGGTCTGCAACCCGCCCTACGTGCCGGCGGCGGTCGGCGTACCCACTGAGGTTTCGCACGACCCGGCGGAGGCGGTCTTCGCCGGACCCGACGGGTTGGACGTCATTCCGGCGATCATCTCGCGGGCGGCGAGCCTGTGCCGCGACGGCGGCCACCTGGGCCTGGAGCACGACGAGTCGCAGGCGAAGGTCGTGGCCGAGCTGCTGCGCGTGGACGGGCGCTACGCGGAGATCGCCGGGATGAGCGACCTCACCGGGCGGCCGAGGTTCACGATCGCGCGCCGGATCGGCTGGCGGGAGAGCCTTCCCACCAGGGGTATGGCGGGATGA
- a CDS encoding F0F1 ATP synthase subunit delta: MQAASRESYAAALAALNAYAGRSDATAVAGTAKEILSVASVLAGEPRLRRALIDPSRTGDDRGELLGSVLGGKIGTDAVDLLKALVAGRWSSPTELLTAIEQLGVDGLLASAEASGDLAEVEDELFRFGQVVSGTPQLAATIGDSTLAVDRRVALATELLEGKAKPATVTLAQQSVRGFGGRSFASALSKLVEAAAERRERDVAYVTVAEPLSEAEEQRLGASLAQRYGREVSVKVTVDPDVLGGVRVLIGSDLYDGTVARRLADVRASLA, from the coding sequence ATGCAGGCCGCCAGCAGGGAGTCCTACGCCGCCGCGCTGGCTGCGCTGAACGCCTATGCCGGGCGGAGCGACGCGACAGCCGTCGCCGGGACGGCCAAGGAGATCCTCTCGGTCGCCTCGGTCCTGGCGGGTGAGCCTCGGCTGCGCCGGGCGCTCATCGACCCGTCCCGGACCGGCGACGACCGCGGTGAGCTGCTCGGCTCGGTGCTCGGCGGCAAGATCGGCACCGACGCGGTCGACCTGCTCAAGGCCCTCGTGGCCGGGCGCTGGTCGTCGCCGACGGAGCTGCTCACCGCGATCGAGCAACTGGGCGTCGACGGGCTGCTCGCCAGCGCCGAGGCGTCCGGTGACCTCGCCGAGGTGGAGGACGAACTCTTCCGCTTCGGGCAGGTCGTCTCCGGCACCCCGCAGCTCGCGGCGACCATCGGCGACTCGACCCTCGCGGTCGACCGCCGGGTGGCGCTCGCCACCGAGCTGCTGGAGGGCAAGGCGAAGCCGGCCACGGTCACCCTCGCCCAGCAGTCGGTCCGTGGTTTCGGCGGCCGGTCGTTCGCGTCCGCGCTGAGCAAGCTGGTCGAGGCTGCCGCCGAGCGGCGCGAGCGGGACGTGGCTTACGTCACGGTCGCCGAGCCGCTGAGCGAGGCCGAAGAGCAGCGACTCGGCGCGTCGCTGGCACAGCGTTACGGTCGGGAGGTGTCCGTCAAGGTCACCGTCGATCCCGACGTACTTGGTGGGGTGCGGGTCCTGATCGGCTCCGACCTCTACGACGGCACCGTCGCGCGCCGGCTGGCAGACGTCCGCGCGTCACTGGCCTGA
- a CDS encoding F0F1 ATP synthase subunit B, whose amino-acid sequence MSYLAEEAAEHNPILPIWQELVVGTIAFALLCFVLMKFVFPKMEETFKARVEAIEGGIQKAERAQAEANGLLEQYKLQLAEARTEAAKIRDEARADAEGIRSDVLAKAQEERDRIIAAGRESLAAERQTIIRELRSEVGTLAVNLAGKIVGESLEDEARRKGTVDRFLTDLQTTGAR is encoded by the coding sequence GTGAGCTACCTGGCTGAGGAAGCTGCGGAACACAACCCGATCCTGCCGATCTGGCAGGAGCTGGTTGTCGGGACGATCGCCTTCGCCTTGCTCTGCTTCGTGCTGATGAAGTTCGTCTTCCCCAAGATGGAAGAGACCTTCAAGGCGCGGGTCGAGGCGATCGAGGGCGGCATCCAGAAGGCGGAGCGGGCCCAGGCCGAGGCCAACGGCCTGCTGGAGCAGTACAAGCTCCAGCTCGCCGAGGCACGGACCGAAGCCGCGAAGATTCGCGACGAGGCCCGGGCCGACGCTGAGGGCATCCGTTCCGACGTGCTCGCCAAGGCGCAGGAGGAGCGGGACCGCATCATCGCGGCCGGCCGTGAATCCCTCGCCGCCGAGCGGCAGACGATCATTCGCGAGCTGCGCAGCGAGGTCGGCACGCTCGCCGTCAACCTGGCCGGCAAGATCGTTGGCGAGTCGCTGGAGGACGAGGCCCGCCGCAAGGGCACCGTCGACCGGTTCCTCACCGATCTGCAGACCACCGGAGCGCGCTGA
- the atpD gene encoding F0F1 ATP synthase subunit beta, whose product MMTTSTTAVDTATGVGRVVRVIGPVVDIEFPRDAMPGIFNALKTDVTLAGGEKELTLEVALHLGDNVVRAISMGTTDGMIRGAEVRDTGAPISVPVGDATKGHVFNVIGECLNLKDGERLEVKERWPIHRKPPAFAELEPKTEMLETGVKVIDLLAPYVKGGKIGLFGGAGVGKTVLIQEMIIRVARNFGGTSVFAGVGERTREGNDLIAEMTEAGVISDTALVFGQMDEPPGTRLRVALSALTMAEYFRDVQKQEVLLFIDNIFRFTQAGSEVSTLLGRMPSAVGYQPTLADEMGELQERITSVRGQAITSLQAIYVPADDYTDPAPATTFAHLDATTNLERKVSDKGIYPAVDPLASSSRILAPEYVGAEHYAVASEVKRILQKYNDLQDIIAILGMDELSEEDKVTVARARRIERFLSQNTYAAKQFTGVEGSTVPVKETVEAFKKISQGDYDHVPEQAFFMCGGLDDLEANAAELAKIN is encoded by the coding sequence ATGATGACTACTTCGACAACCGCGGTTGACACCGCGACCGGTGTCGGTCGGGTCGTCCGGGTCATTGGCCCGGTCGTCGACATTGAGTTCCCGCGCGATGCGATGCCGGGAATCTTCAATGCGCTGAAGACCGACGTAACCCTCGCCGGCGGCGAGAAGGAGCTGACGCTCGAGGTGGCCCTCCACCTCGGCGACAACGTCGTACGCGCCATCTCCATGGGCACCACCGACGGCATGATCCGTGGCGCCGAGGTACGCGACACGGGCGCGCCGATCAGCGTTCCCGTGGGCGACGCCACCAAGGGCCACGTCTTCAACGTGATCGGCGAGTGCCTGAACCTCAAGGACGGTGAGCGCCTCGAGGTCAAGGAGCGCTGGCCGATCCACCGCAAGCCCCCGGCCTTCGCCGAGCTGGAGCCGAAGACGGAGATGCTGGAGACCGGCGTCAAGGTCATCGACCTGCTCGCCCCGTACGTCAAGGGTGGCAAGATCGGCCTGTTCGGCGGTGCCGGCGTCGGCAAGACGGTGCTCATCCAGGAGATGATCATCCGTGTTGCGCGTAACTTCGGTGGTACGTCGGTGTTCGCGGGCGTCGGTGAGCGTACGCGTGAGGGCAACGACCTCATCGCGGAGATGACCGAGGCGGGCGTCATCAGCGACACCGCCCTGGTCTTCGGCCAGATGGACGAGCCCCCGGGCACGCGTCTGCGGGTCGCCCTCTCCGCGCTCACCATGGCGGAGTACTTCCGTGACGTGCAGAAGCAGGAGGTGCTGCTCTTCATCGACAACATCTTCCGCTTCACGCAGGCCGGTTCCGAGGTCTCCACGCTGCTCGGCCGCATGCCGAGCGCCGTCGGTTACCAGCCGACCCTCGCCGACGAGATGGGTGAGCTCCAGGAGCGCATCACCTCGGTGCGTGGCCAGGCCATCACCTCGCTCCAGGCGATCTACGTGCCCGCCGACGACTACACCGACCCGGCGCCGGCCACGACCTTCGCGCACCTCGACGCCACCACCAACCTCGAGCGGAAGGTGTCCGACAAGGGCATCTACCCGGCCGTCGACCCGCTGGCCTCGTCCAGCCGGATCCTCGCGCCCGAGTATGTCGGCGCCGAGCACTACGCGGTCGCCTCCGAGGTGAAGCGGATCCTGCAGAAGTACAACGACCTGCAGGACATCATCGCCATCCTCGGCATGGACGAGCTCTCCGAGGAGGACAAGGTCACGGTGGCTCGTGCGCGCCGGATCGAGCGCTTCCTGTCGCAGAACACCTACGCCGCCAAGCAGTTCACCGGCGTCGAAGGCTCGACCGTTCCCGTCAAGGAGACCGTCGAGGCGTTCAAGAAGATCAGCCAGGGCGACTACGACCACGTGCCTGAGCAGGCCTTCTTCATGTGCGGCGGACTCGACGACCTCGAGGCCAACGCCGCGGAGCTGGCGAAGATCAACTAA
- a CDS encoding F0F1 ATP synthase subunit gamma yields the protein MAGQVRVLRRRIKTTRSTKKITKAMELVATSRIAKAQDRVAASLPYAKAITGVLTALASNANVNHPLLAPRDQVRRAGVLVITSDRGLCGGYNVNAIKTAEQLAAKLRAEGKQVALFVIGRKGVAYYRFRGRPIEDSWTGFSEQPTFADARKVGEALLAKFVAGADDEDGVNGGGGADGIIGVDELHIVYTRFKSLMTQTSMATFLAPMQVEERTTEASGVILPAYEFEPDPEALLDALLPKYINTRIYASLLDSAASESASRRRAMKSATDNADEMIKSLTREMNSARQSAITQEISEIVGGANALATAGSE from the coding sequence ATGGCTGGACAGGTACGGGTTCTCCGTCGGCGGATCAAGACGACCCGCTCGACGAAGAAGATCACCAAGGCGATGGAGCTGGTCGCGACCAGCCGCATCGCCAAGGCTCAGGACCGCGTTGCCGCCTCCCTGCCGTACGCGAAGGCGATCACCGGTGTGCTCACGGCGCTCGCCAGCAACGCCAACGTCAACCACCCGCTGCTCGCGCCGCGGGACCAGGTGCGGCGGGCCGGCGTGCTGGTGATCACCAGTGACCGTGGTCTCTGCGGCGGTTACAACGTCAACGCGATCAAGACGGCTGAGCAGCTCGCTGCGAAGCTGCGCGCCGAGGGCAAGCAGGTCGCCCTCTTCGTGATCGGTCGCAAGGGCGTTGCCTACTACAGGTTCCGCGGTCGTCCGATCGAGGACAGCTGGACCGGCTTCTCCGAGCAGCCGACCTTCGCCGACGCCCGTAAGGTCGGCGAGGCGCTGCTGGCGAAGTTCGTCGCCGGTGCCGACGACGAGGACGGTGTCAACGGCGGTGGCGGTGCCGACGGCATCATCGGCGTCGACGAGCTGCACATCGTCTACACGCGTTTCAAGTCGCTGATGACCCAGACGTCGATGGCGACGTTCCTCGCACCCATGCAGGTCGAGGAGCGCACCACCGAGGCGTCCGGGGTCATCCTCCCGGCGTACGAGTTCGAGCCGGACCCGGAGGCGCTGCTCGACGCGCTGCTGCCGAAGTACATCAACACGCGGATCTACGCGTCGTTGCTGGACTCGGCAGCGAGCGAGTCGGCGTCGCGCCGCCGGGCGATGAAGAGCGCCACGGACAACGCGGACGAAATGATCAAGAGTCTGACGCGCGAGATGAACTCCGCACGTCAGTCGGCGATTACCCAGGAAATCAGCGAGATCGTCGGCGGCGCTAACGCGCTCGCGACGGCGGGGAGTGAATGA
- the atpB gene encoding F0F1 ATP synthase subunit A: MSRAAIVLSGENPFPPSVEDFYLPSLFGGAWGTKFTLMVWLAVALIIVFMLTAYRNPKIVPTRMQWIAESIYGFTRNGIAEEVIGHKGVKFAPYLTSLLLFIAVTNIFAIVPGLQISPNSHIAFPIVLAICTYVLYLWIGVRKHGLGHYLKMSLVPPNVPWPMLFLLVPLEFAQTFILRPFTLALRLFANMFAGHVVLLVFTLGGFALLGANSWAIKPVSLVSWAMAIALTFFEALIALLQAYVFVLLTSSYLESSLADEH; encoded by the coding sequence GTGAGCCGAGCAGCGATCGTCCTGAGTGGGGAAAATCCATTCCCGCCGAGCGTCGAGGACTTTTATCTGCCCAGTCTGTTCGGCGGTGCCTGGGGGACCAAGTTCACGCTGATGGTGTGGCTCGCAGTCGCACTGATCATCGTGTTCATGCTCACGGCCTACCGGAACCCGAAGATCGTTCCGACCCGGATGCAGTGGATCGCCGAGTCGATCTACGGCTTCACCCGTAACGGCATCGCCGAAGAGGTGATCGGTCACAAGGGCGTGAAGTTCGCTCCTTACCTGACCTCCCTGCTTCTGTTCATCGCCGTCACCAACATCTTCGCGATCGTGCCCGGGCTGCAGATCTCGCCCAACTCGCACATCGCGTTCCCGATCGTGCTGGCGATCTGCACCTATGTGCTCTACCTGTGGATCGGTGTCCGCAAGCACGGCCTGGGCCACTACCTCAAGATGAGCCTGGTTCCGCCGAACGTGCCGTGGCCGATGCTGTTCCTGCTGGTGCCGCTGGAGTTCGCGCAGACCTTCATCCTGCGCCCCTTCACGCTGGCGCTGCGACTTTTCGCCAACATGTTCGCCGGCCACGTCGTGCTGCTCGTCTTCACGCTCGGCGGCTTCGCGCTGCTCGGTGCCAACAGCTGGGCCATCAAGCCGGTTTCGCTCGTGTCCTGGGCGATGGCGATCGCGCTCACCTTCTTCGAAGCGCTGATCGCACTGCTGCAGGCCTACGTCTTCGTGCTGCTGACCAGCAGCTACCTGGAGAGCTCGCTCGCCGACGAGCACTGA
- the atpA gene encoding F0F1 ATP synthase subunit alpha — translation MAELTISSEEIRGALERFVSSYTPEISREEVGIVTEAGDGIARVEGLPSTMANELLEFADGTLGVALNLDVREIGVVVLGGFEGIAEGQTVKRTGRVLSVPVGDAFLGRVVDPLGAPIDGLGEIASEELRELELQAPNVMVRKSVHEPMETGLKAIDAMTPIGRGQRQLIIGDRKTGKTAVALDTIINQRANWQSGDPKKQVRCIYVAIGQKASTVASVKGTLEEAGAMEYTTIVASPASDPAGFKYLAPYTGSAIGQHWMYAGKHVLIVFDDLSKQAEAYRAVSLLLRRPPGREAYPGDVFYLHSRLLERCAKLSDDLGAGSMTGLPIIETKAGDISAFIPTNVISITDGQIFLESDLFNSGVRPAINVGTSVSRVGGSAQGKPMKKVSGRLRLDLAQYRELESFAAFASDLDKASRAQLERGSRLVELLKQRNFAPFPIQEQTVSIWAGTEGKLDDIPVNEISRFESEFLQYLRHSNKSTLDTIAGGTWNDDVAEALDTAIVKFKSLFVGADGKSILNEAPATALTDEGAETVTKVVPTPKKK, via the coding sequence ATGGCCGAGCTGACCATCTCGTCCGAGGAGATCCGTGGCGCGCTTGAGCGCTTCGTCTCGTCGTACACGCCGGAGATCTCCCGTGAGGAGGTCGGCATCGTCACCGAGGCCGGTGACGGCATCGCCAGGGTTGAGGGCCTTCCCTCGACCATGGCCAACGAACTGCTGGAGTTCGCCGACGGCACCCTGGGTGTCGCGCTGAACCTGGACGTCCGGGAGATCGGTGTCGTCGTTCTCGGCGGCTTCGAGGGCATCGCGGAGGGGCAGACGGTCAAGCGGACCGGCCGCGTCCTCTCGGTGCCGGTGGGCGACGCCTTCCTCGGCCGCGTGGTGGACCCGCTGGGTGCGCCGATCGACGGGCTCGGCGAGATCGCCAGCGAGGAGCTGCGCGAGCTGGAGCTCCAGGCGCCCAACGTCATGGTGCGCAAGAGCGTGCACGAGCCGATGGAGACCGGTCTCAAGGCCATCGACGCGATGACCCCGATCGGCCGCGGTCAGCGTCAGCTGATCATCGGCGACCGCAAGACCGGCAAGACCGCGGTCGCGCTGGACACGATCATCAACCAGCGGGCCAACTGGCAGTCCGGCGACCCGAAGAAGCAGGTTCGCTGCATCTACGTCGCCATCGGCCAGAAGGCCTCCACCGTCGCCTCGGTCAAGGGCACGCTGGAGGAGGCCGGCGCGATGGAGTACACGACCATCGTCGCCTCGCCCGCCTCCGACCCGGCCGGCTTCAAGTACCTCGCCCCCTACACGGGTTCGGCGATCGGCCAGCACTGGATGTACGCGGGCAAGCACGTTCTGATCGTCTTCGACGACCTGAGCAAGCAGGCCGAGGCGTACCGTGCCGTGTCGCTGCTGCTGCGCCGCCCGCCGGGCCGCGAGGCGTACCCGGGCGATGTCTTCTACCTGCACTCCCGCCTGCTGGAGCGCTGCGCGAAGCTCTCCGACGACCTGGGCGCGGGTTCGATGACCGGCCTGCCGATCATCGAGACGAAGGCCGGCGACATCTCGGCCTTCATCCCGACCAACGTCATCTCGATCACCGACGGCCAGATCTTCCTCGAGTCGGACCTCTTCAACTCGGGTGTCCGGCCTGCGATCAACGTCGGCACCTCGGTCTCCCGGGTCGGTGGTTCGGCGCAGGGCAAGCCGATGAAGAAGGTCTCCGGCCGGCTTCGTCTGGACCTGGCGCAGTACCGCGAGCTGGAGTCGTTCGCCGCCTTCGCGTCGGACCTCGACAAGGCGTCGCGGGCGCAGCTGGAGCGCGGTTCGCGCCTGGTCGAGCTGCTCAAGCAGCGCAACTTCGCGCCGTTCCCGATCCAGGAGCAGACCGTCTCGATCTGGGCCGGCACCGAGGGCAAGCTCGACGACATCCCGGTCAACGAGATCAGCCGCTTCGAGTCGGAGTTCCTGCAGTACCTGCGCCACTCGAACAAGTCCACCCTGGACACGATCGCGGGCGGCACCTGGAACGACGACGTGGCCGAAGCGCTGGACACGGCGATCGTCAAGTTCAAGTCGCTCTTCGTCGGTGCCGACGGCAAGTCGATCCTCAACGAGGCGCCCGCCACGGCGCTGACCGATGAGGGCGCCGAGACGGTTACCAAGGTCGTCCCGACGCCGAAGAAGAAGTAG
- a CDS encoding AtpZ/AtpI family protein has product MADDQSPQQRPDLPSGANDGWTAVGYLLSGILVWGGVGWFVDRWLHTGGIATAVGSIVGVTAGIYLVLRRFSAHGP; this is encoded by the coding sequence ATGGCCGATGACCAGTCCCCTCAGCAACGTCCCGATCTTCCGTCGGGCGCCAATGATGGCTGGACGGCGGTCGGATACCTGTTGTCGGGGATCTTGGTCTGGGGCGGCGTCGGTTGGTTTGTCGACCGATGGCTGCACACCGGCGGGATCGCCACGGCGGTCGGCTCGATTGTGGGCGTAACGGCGGGGATCTATCTGGTCCTCCGCCGCTTCAGTGCACACGGGCCTTGA
- a CDS encoding carbohydrate-binding protein, whose product MSRRTLLAAATGTAAAGLVAILTITPNAAAGTVPAAAPAAVITGGSSYPADLLAAVSRDLRLTPAQATARLDADYRATRTEGALRQAIGSGYGGAWVTTAGRLTVGVTSATAAKLAQQAGADTKLVARSEAQLAMIQSTLDSRAAKAPKAVTGWHVDLTTNTVVVRVRAGGEAAAREFARGVDTAAVRFEATTEQPRPTIDVIGGNAYYIGSGTRCSVGFSVTGGFVTAGHCGTTGASTTQPSGSFGGSSFPGNDYAWVRVAAGNTPRSLVNGYGNANVTIAGSQEAAVGATVCRSGSTTGWHCGTISARNSSVTYPQGTVSGLIRTNVCSEPGDSGGSLVAGSQAQGVTSGGSGNCSSGGTTYFQPVGEILQAFGLTLVTNGTPPQSPQPTASTSNPPGGTTWAAYTAYAAGATVTYAGLRYQCRIAHTSLPGWEPPNVPALWQRI is encoded by the coding sequence ATGTCCCGACGAACACTCCTCGCCGCAGCGACCGGCACAGCCGCCGCAGGCCTGGTCGCGATACTCACCATCACCCCCAACGCCGCAGCAGGCACCGTCCCCGCAGCCGCCCCCGCGGCCGTCATCACCGGCGGCTCCAGCTACCCCGCCGACCTCCTCGCCGCCGTCTCCCGCGACCTGCGCCTGACCCCGGCCCAGGCAACGGCCCGCCTCGACGCCGATTACCGCGCCACCCGCACCGAGGGCGCTCTGCGCCAGGCCATCGGCTCCGGTTACGGCGGCGCCTGGGTCACCACCGCCGGCCGGCTCACGGTCGGTGTGACCAGCGCGACGGCGGCGAAGCTCGCCCAGCAGGCGGGCGCGGACACGAAGCTCGTCGCCCGCAGCGAGGCCCAGCTCGCGATGATCCAGTCCACCCTGGACAGCCGGGCCGCCAAGGCCCCGAAGGCAGTCACCGGCTGGCACGTCGACCTCACCACCAACACCGTCGTCGTCCGGGTCCGCGCTGGTGGCGAGGCCGCAGCCAGGGAGTTCGCGCGTGGTGTCGACACCGCCGCCGTCCGCTTCGAGGCGACCACCGAGCAGCCCCGCCCGACGATCGACGTGATCGGCGGCAACGCCTACTACATCGGCAGCGGCACCCGCTGCTCGGTCGGTTTCTCCGTCACCGGCGGCTTCGTCACCGCCGGGCACTGCGGCACCACCGGCGCGAGCACCACGCAGCCCAGCGGCTCGTTCGGCGGCTCCAGCTTCCCGGGCAACGACTACGCGTGGGTACGCGTAGCCGCCGGCAACACCCCGCGCAGCCTCGTCAACGGCTACGGGAACGCCAACGTCACGATCGCCGGGTCCCAGGAGGCCGCGGTCGGGGCGACCGTCTGCCGCTCCGGTTCCACCACGGGCTGGCACTGCGGCACGATCAGCGCCCGCAACTCGTCGGTGACCTACCCGCAGGGCACCGTGTCGGGCCTGATCCGTACCAACGTCTGCTCCGAACCCGGAGACTCCGGCGGCTCGCTCGTCGCGGGCAGCCAGGCGCAGGGTGTCACCTCCGGTGGCTCCGGCAACTGCTCCAGCGGCGGCACCACCTACTTCCAGCCGGTGGGGGAGATCCTGCAGGCCTTCGGGCTGACGCTCGTCACCAACGGCACCCCGCCCCAGTCGCCGCAGCCGACGGCGTCGACCTCCAACCCGCCGGGCGGCACGACGTGGGCGGCCTACACCGCCTACGCGGCCGGAGCCACCGTCACCTACGCGGGGCTGCGCTACCAGTGCCGCATCGCGCACACCTCGCTCCCGGGCTGGGAGCCGCCGAACGTCCCCGCCCTCTGGCAGCGGATCTGA
- a CDS encoding L-threonylcarbamoyladenylate synthase has translation MAPVRLFDCRNVTDRDRGIATAIEAVASGDLVVLPTDTVYGVGADAFKAWSVTALLNAKGRGRHMPPPVLVGSRHTLDGLVTRLPQQARDLVEAFWPGALTIVVEQAPSLQWDLGDTGGTVAVRMPLHPVALEVLRATGPMAVSSANLTGEPAAVTAEQAREQLGYKVSVYLEAGPCPDPVPSTIIDMTQEIPIILREGAITIDQIRTVIPNVLPPVGN, from the coding sequence ATTGCCCCCGTGAGGCTCTTCGACTGCCGAAATGTGACCGACCGAGACCGGGGCATCGCCACGGCCATCGAGGCCGTGGCCAGCGGCGACCTGGTCGTTCTCCCTACTGACACGGTCTATGGCGTCGGTGCTGACGCGTTCAAGGCGTGGTCGGTGACCGCCCTGCTCAACGCCAAGGGCCGGGGTCGCCACATGCCACCACCGGTGCTCGTCGGTTCCCGGCACACCCTCGACGGCCTGGTGACCCGGTTGCCGCAGCAGGCACGGGACCTCGTCGAGGCGTTCTGGCCCGGTGCCCTGACGATCGTCGTGGAGCAGGCGCCGAGCCTGCAGTGGGACCTCGGCGACACGGGTGGCACGGTCGCCGTGCGGATGCCGCTGCACCCGGTGGCGCTGGAGGTGCTCCGGGCGACCGGCCCGATGGCGGTCTCCTCGGCCAACCTGACCGGCGAGCCCGCCGCGGTCACCGCCGAGCAGGCCCGCGAGCAGCTCGGCTACAAGGTGAGCGTCTACCTGGAGGCGGGTCCCTGCCCGGACCCGGTGCCGTCGACGATCATCGACATGACCCAGGAGATCCCGATCATCCTGCGCGAGGGCGCGATCACGATCGACCAGATCCGGACCGTGATCCCCAATGTTCTTCCGCCGGTAGGGAACTAG